One Branchiostoma floridae strain S238N-H82 chromosome 15, Bfl_VNyyK, whole genome shotgun sequence DNA window includes the following coding sequences:
- the LOC118431689 gene encoding inactive tyrosine-protein kinase transmembrane receptor ROR1-like isoform X3, translated as MAGSATGFALSSPACGITLQLAKGSQGLGSSPAAPTDLLADPTGLPPAAATDHPTSRIGGQLYLQLVEPMHNVTIGMGDRAVLRCKVEGVPAPNFRWYKNDAPLTSERRRIQIRNYSWGSRLRIKKVDTHDTGYYRCVATNGQDRVSTQAILYVRYMAANPSGSLRLVQPMNNETVQVGNRASLNCKVEGLPTPVFRWYRNDAPLSAEKNLRIDIRNYEWGSRLRIRHVETQDTGYYRCVASTEHQSIATTGILYVKYMDDSHTPAMSDRDMGGYCQQYRGAACRKFIGNATIYMDTLRAQGIIENQLTAAFTVIGTSSDLTKRCADYAIPSLCHYAFKYCDAHFPYPQPRQLCRDECEILENDICRTEYILAKTHHLIGEWILPDCSELPLIGTPESSNCIRIGIPTMNHINRSHTCYEGKGSGYRGTVAVTKSGIPCQAWNKETPHVHFLRASQFPELAGGHNYCRNPGNEMDAPFCFTTDEGTRAEECDIPKCVRYLPGRLNRLNNVTVPEGGSATFVCTVRRVDGVPTPAFSWYKNDVPVFESLNPRVQMRHYRWESRLVLQHVITDDTGYYRCVANNGVEAVGTTGVLFVKYGYADSEMPEGGTDQIMSLIIILVPSISVPLIIALIFFIYCTCRRHGDAHGNGTHVMKGTASETIPLQNLFAKHVPRCPQFPIGAVRFLTELGEGAFGKVYKGELVVTGSGEDAKKILVAIKTLKENATLKTQHDFHREVDMLADLRHQNIVCLLGVVMRDQPMCMLFEYMRYGDLHEFLVMRSPHSDVGGSSDDAGSHSSLDHTDFLCIANQIAGGMDYLASKHFCHRDLAARNCLVGDNLLIKISDFGLSRDIYSSDYYRVQSKSLLPVRWMPPEAIMYGKFSTDSDVWSFGVVLWEIFSYGLQPYYGYSNQEVIEMIRSRQLLPCPDNCPARMYSLMLECWNEIPARRPSFNQIHTRLRAWEGMAHSGSHSSGSNHSNANVQGAPSSASQSPVHTPKHFPNPPFNPPSSQSAFNPPYHRHTPPIPNGYPPHSTPANGMVHNGGVPNGSIPNGGYHGNGKVGNGIHKLPPGVLQSDA; from the exons GTTCTCAGGGTTTGGGGTCGTCCCCAGCAGCACCGACAGACTTGTTAGCGGATCCAACAGG GTTGCCCCCAGCAGCAGCCACAGATCACCCCACCAGCAGGATAGGTGGACAAT TGTACCTGCAGCTAGTCGAGCCCATGCACAACGTGACGATAGGAATGGGCGACCGCGCCGTGCTGCGCTGTAAAGTCGAGGGGGTTCCGGCGCCGAACTTCCGCTGGTACAAAAACGACGCGCCGCTGACCTCTGAGCGACGGAGGATACAGATCCGGAACTACAGCTGGGGGTCAAGGTTACGGATTAAGAAGGTCGACACGCACGACACGGGTTACTACCGCTGTGTCGCCACCAACGGGCAGGACAGGGTCTCCACACAGGCCATACTCTACGTCAGATACATGGCAG CAAACCCCTCCGGATCGCTGCGGTTGGTACAGCCCATGAACAATGAGACGGTCCAAGTGGGGAACAGGGCCAGTCTCAATTGCAAAGTAGAGGGGCTGCCCACCCCCGTCTTTAGATGGTACCGAAACGATGCCCCTCTCTCCGCCGAAAAAAACTTGCGGATAGACATTAGAAATTATGAGTGGGGCTCGCGGCTGAGAATAAGGCATGTGGAAACGCAGGACACTGGGTATTACCGCTGTGTGGCCAGCACCGAGCACCAGTCCATAGCAACTACCGGTATTCTCTATGTAAAGTACATGGACG ATTCCCACACGCCTGCCATGTCAGACAGGGACAT ggGTGGTTACTGCCAGCAGTACCGCGGAGCTGCCTGTCGCAAGTTCATCGGGAACGCAACGATTTACATGGACACTCTCCGGGCGCAGG GCATCATCGAGAACCAGCTGACGGCAGCGTTCACGGTGATCGGCACCTCGAGCGACCTGACGAAGCGGTGCGCGGACTACGCCATCCCCTCGCTGTGCCACTACGCCTTCAAGTACTGCGACGCGCACTTCCCGTACCCGCAGCCGCGCCAGCTGTGCCGCGACGAGTGCGAGATCCTGGAGAACGACATCTGCAGGACGGAGTACATCTTGGCCAAGACGCACCACCTCATCGGCGAGTGGATCCTTCCCGACTGCTCCGAGCTGCCGCTCATCGGGACTCCCGAGTCTTCTAACTGCATCCGCATAGGGATTCCCACCATGAACCACATCAACCGCA GTCACACGTGTTACGAGGGGAAGGGCAGCGGTTACCGGGGAACGGTTGCCGTGACAAAGTCGGGGATTCCGTGCCAGGCGTGGAACAAGGAGACCCCCCACGTCCACTTCCTGCGGGCCTCGCAGTTCCCCGAGCTCGCCGGCGGCCACAACTACTGCCGTAACCCCGGCAACGAGATGGACGCGCCCTTCTGCTTCACCACGGACGAGGGGACGCGAGCCGAGGAGTGCGACATCCCCAAGTGTG TGCGTTACCTCCCCGGCCGGCTGAACCGGCTGAACAACGTGACGGTTCCGGAGGGCGGTTCGGCCACGTTTGTGTGCACGGTGCGCCGCGTGGACGGGGTCCCCACCCCCGCCTTTAGCTGGTACAAGAACGACGTTCCCGTGTTTGAGTCGCTAAACCCGCGGGTACAAATGAGACATTACAGGTGGGAATCGCGGCTGGTGCTCCAACACGTGATCACGGACGACACCGGATACTACCGGTGCGTGGCGAATAACGGCGTGGAGGCCGTCGGAACGACCGGGGTTCTGTTCGTGAAGTACGGTTACGCTGACAGCG AGATGCCGGAGGGCGGGACCGACCAGATCATGAGCCTGATCATCATCCTGGTACCCAGCATCTCCGTACCTCTCATCATCGCCCTCATCTTCTTCATCTACTGCACCTGCCGTCGCCATGGTGACGCCCATGGCAACGGAACACACGTGATGAAGGGCACGGCGAGCGAGACCATCCCGCTGCAGAACCTGTTCGCTAAGCACGTGCCGCGCTGCCCGCAGTTCCCGATCGGCGCGGTGCGCTTCCTCACCGAGCTGGGAGAGGGCGCTTTTGGCAAG GTGTACAAAGGTGAGCTGGTGGTCACGGGGTCAGGCGAGGACGCCAAGAAGATCCTGGTGGCCATCAAGACGCTGAAGGAGAACGCGACCTTGAAGACGCAGCACGATTTCCACCGCGAGGTCGACATGTTGGCTGACCTGCGTCACCAGAACATTGTGTGCCTGCTGGGGGTGGTGATGCGGGACCAGCCCATGTGCATGCTGTTCGAGTACATGCGCTACGGAGACTTACACGAGTTCCTGGTAATGCGATCCCCGCACTCCGACGTCGGGGGCAGCTCGGATGACGCGGGGTCGCACTCGTCGCTGGACCACACGGACTTCCTCTGCATCGCTAACCAGATCGCGGGCGGGATGGATTATCTCGCCTCCAAACACTTCTGCCACCGCGACCTGGCCGCACGAAACTGCCTCGTCGGCGACAACCTGCTCATCAAGATATCCGATTTCGGCCTCTCCCGTGATATCTACTCCTCGGATTACTACCGCGTGCAGTCCAAGTCGCTCCTGCCGGTTCGCTGGATGCCGCCGGAAGCCATCATGTACGGGAAGTTTTCCACGGACAGCGACGTTTGGTCGTTCGGCGTGGTTCTGTGGGAGATCTTCAGCTACGGACTCCAGCCGTACTACGGGTACAGCAACCAGGAGGTTATCGAGATGATCCGGTCGcgccagctgctgccgtgccccGACAACTGCCCGGCGCGGATGTACTCCCTGATGCTGGAGTGCTGGAACGAGATCCCGGCGCGCAGACCGAGCTTTAACCAGATCCACACCCGGTTACGGGCGTGGGAGGGCATGGCGCACTCCGGGAGCCACAGCAGCGGGAGCAACCACTCCAACGCCAACGTACAGGGGGCCCCCTCATCCGCCTCTCAATCCCCAGTACACACCCCCAAGCACTTCCCCAACCCCCCCTTCAACCCCCCCTCCTCCCAATCAGCCTTCAACCCCCCCTACCACAGACACACGCCCCCCATCCCCAACGGCTATCCCCCCCACAGTACCCCGGCAAATGGAATGGTCCACAATGGGGGGGTTCCAAATGGAAGCATTCCAAACGGCGGGTACCATGGTAACGGGAAGGTCGGCAACGGGATCCACAAACTTCCGCCGGGCGTGCTGCAAAGCGACGCCtga
- the LOC118431689 gene encoding inactive tyrosine-protein kinase transmembrane receptor ROR1-like isoform X4 translates to MVLGVPPPPSGQVLLILTLAGLGSQGLGSSPAAPTDLLADPTGLPPAAATDHPTSRIGGQLYLQLVEPMHNVTIGMGDRAVLRCKVEGVPAPNFRWYKNDAPLTSERRRIQIRNYSWGSRLRIKKVDTHDTGYYRCVATNGQDRVSTQAILYVRYMAANPSGSLRLVQPMNNETVQVGNRASLNCKVEGLPTPVFRWYRNDAPLSAEKNLRIDIRNYEWGSRLRIRHVETQDTGYYRCVASTEHQSIATTGILYVKYMDDSHTPAMSDRDMGGYCQQYRGAACRKFIGNATIYMDTLRAQGIIENQLTAAFTVIGTSSDLTKRCADYAIPSLCHYAFKYCDAHFPYPQPRQLCRDECEILENDICRTEYILAKTHHLIGEWILPDCSELPLIGTPESSNCIRIGIPTMNHINRSHTCYEGKGSGYRGTVAVTKSGIPCQAWNKETPHVHFLRASQFPELAGGHNYCRNPGNEMDAPFCFTTDEGTRAEECDIPKCVRYLPGRLNRLNNVTVPEGGSATFVCTVRRVDGVPTPAFSWYKNDVPVFESLNPRVQMRHYRWESRLVLQHVITDDTGYYRCVANNGVEAVGTTGVLFVKYGYADSEMPEGGTDQIMSLIIILVPSISVPLIIALIFFIYCTCRRHGDAHGNGTHVMKGTASETIPLQNLFAKHVPRCPQFPIGAVRFLTELGEGAFGKVYKGELVVTGSGEDAKKILVAIKTLKENATLKTQHDFHREVDMLADLRHQNIVCLLGVVMRDQPMCMLFEYMRYGDLHEFLVMRSPHSDVGGSSDDAGSHSSLDHTDFLCIANQIAGGMDYLASKHFCHRDLAARNCLVGDNLLIKISDFGLSRDIYSSDYYRVQSKSLLPVRWMPPEAIMYGKFSTDSDVWSFGVVLWEIFSYGLQPYYGYSNQEVIEMIRSRQLLPCPDNCPARMYSLMLECWNEIPARRPSFNQIHTRLRAWEGMAHSGSHSSGSNHSNANVQGAPSSASQSPVHTPKHFPNPPFNPPSSQSAFNPPYHRHTPPIPNGYPPHSTPANGMVHNGGVPNGSIPNGGYHGNGKVGNGIHKLPPGVLQSDA, encoded by the exons GTTCTCAGGGTTTGGGGTCGTCCCCAGCAGCACCGACAGACTTGTTAGCGGATCCAACAGG GTTGCCCCCAGCAGCAGCCACAGATCACCCCACCAGCAGGATAGGTGGACAAT TGTACCTGCAGCTAGTCGAGCCCATGCACAACGTGACGATAGGAATGGGCGACCGCGCCGTGCTGCGCTGTAAAGTCGAGGGGGTTCCGGCGCCGAACTTCCGCTGGTACAAAAACGACGCGCCGCTGACCTCTGAGCGACGGAGGATACAGATCCGGAACTACAGCTGGGGGTCAAGGTTACGGATTAAGAAGGTCGACACGCACGACACGGGTTACTACCGCTGTGTCGCCACCAACGGGCAGGACAGGGTCTCCACACAGGCCATACTCTACGTCAGATACATGGCAG CAAACCCCTCCGGATCGCTGCGGTTGGTACAGCCCATGAACAATGAGACGGTCCAAGTGGGGAACAGGGCCAGTCTCAATTGCAAAGTAGAGGGGCTGCCCACCCCCGTCTTTAGATGGTACCGAAACGATGCCCCTCTCTCCGCCGAAAAAAACTTGCGGATAGACATTAGAAATTATGAGTGGGGCTCGCGGCTGAGAATAAGGCATGTGGAAACGCAGGACACTGGGTATTACCGCTGTGTGGCCAGCACCGAGCACCAGTCCATAGCAACTACCGGTATTCTCTATGTAAAGTACATGGACG ATTCCCACACGCCTGCCATGTCAGACAGGGACAT ggGTGGTTACTGCCAGCAGTACCGCGGAGCTGCCTGTCGCAAGTTCATCGGGAACGCAACGATTTACATGGACACTCTCCGGGCGCAGG GCATCATCGAGAACCAGCTGACGGCAGCGTTCACGGTGATCGGCACCTCGAGCGACCTGACGAAGCGGTGCGCGGACTACGCCATCCCCTCGCTGTGCCACTACGCCTTCAAGTACTGCGACGCGCACTTCCCGTACCCGCAGCCGCGCCAGCTGTGCCGCGACGAGTGCGAGATCCTGGAGAACGACATCTGCAGGACGGAGTACATCTTGGCCAAGACGCACCACCTCATCGGCGAGTGGATCCTTCCCGACTGCTCCGAGCTGCCGCTCATCGGGACTCCCGAGTCTTCTAACTGCATCCGCATAGGGATTCCCACCATGAACCACATCAACCGCA GTCACACGTGTTACGAGGGGAAGGGCAGCGGTTACCGGGGAACGGTTGCCGTGACAAAGTCGGGGATTCCGTGCCAGGCGTGGAACAAGGAGACCCCCCACGTCCACTTCCTGCGGGCCTCGCAGTTCCCCGAGCTCGCCGGCGGCCACAACTACTGCCGTAACCCCGGCAACGAGATGGACGCGCCCTTCTGCTTCACCACGGACGAGGGGACGCGAGCCGAGGAGTGCGACATCCCCAAGTGTG TGCGTTACCTCCCCGGCCGGCTGAACCGGCTGAACAACGTGACGGTTCCGGAGGGCGGTTCGGCCACGTTTGTGTGCACGGTGCGCCGCGTGGACGGGGTCCCCACCCCCGCCTTTAGCTGGTACAAGAACGACGTTCCCGTGTTTGAGTCGCTAAACCCGCGGGTACAAATGAGACATTACAGGTGGGAATCGCGGCTGGTGCTCCAACACGTGATCACGGACGACACCGGATACTACCGGTGCGTGGCGAATAACGGCGTGGAGGCCGTCGGAACGACCGGGGTTCTGTTCGTGAAGTACGGTTACGCTGACAGCG AGATGCCGGAGGGCGGGACCGACCAGATCATGAGCCTGATCATCATCCTGGTACCCAGCATCTCCGTACCTCTCATCATCGCCCTCATCTTCTTCATCTACTGCACCTGCCGTCGCCATGGTGACGCCCATGGCAACGGAACACACGTGATGAAGGGCACGGCGAGCGAGACCATCCCGCTGCAGAACCTGTTCGCTAAGCACGTGCCGCGCTGCCCGCAGTTCCCGATCGGCGCGGTGCGCTTCCTCACCGAGCTGGGAGAGGGCGCTTTTGGCAAG GTGTACAAAGGTGAGCTGGTGGTCACGGGGTCAGGCGAGGACGCCAAGAAGATCCTGGTGGCCATCAAGACGCTGAAGGAGAACGCGACCTTGAAGACGCAGCACGATTTCCACCGCGAGGTCGACATGTTGGCTGACCTGCGTCACCAGAACATTGTGTGCCTGCTGGGGGTGGTGATGCGGGACCAGCCCATGTGCATGCTGTTCGAGTACATGCGCTACGGAGACTTACACGAGTTCCTGGTAATGCGATCCCCGCACTCCGACGTCGGGGGCAGCTCGGATGACGCGGGGTCGCACTCGTCGCTGGACCACACGGACTTCCTCTGCATCGCTAACCAGATCGCGGGCGGGATGGATTATCTCGCCTCCAAACACTTCTGCCACCGCGACCTGGCCGCACGAAACTGCCTCGTCGGCGACAACCTGCTCATCAAGATATCCGATTTCGGCCTCTCCCGTGATATCTACTCCTCGGATTACTACCGCGTGCAGTCCAAGTCGCTCCTGCCGGTTCGCTGGATGCCGCCGGAAGCCATCATGTACGGGAAGTTTTCCACGGACAGCGACGTTTGGTCGTTCGGCGTGGTTCTGTGGGAGATCTTCAGCTACGGACTCCAGCCGTACTACGGGTACAGCAACCAGGAGGTTATCGAGATGATCCGGTCGcgccagctgctgccgtgccccGACAACTGCCCGGCGCGGATGTACTCCCTGATGCTGGAGTGCTGGAACGAGATCCCGGCGCGCAGACCGAGCTTTAACCAGATCCACACCCGGTTACGGGCGTGGGAGGGCATGGCGCACTCCGGGAGCCACAGCAGCGGGAGCAACCACTCCAACGCCAACGTACAGGGGGCCCCCTCATCCGCCTCTCAATCCCCAGTACACACCCCCAAGCACTTCCCCAACCCCCCCTTCAACCCCCCCTCCTCCCAATCAGCCTTCAACCCCCCCTACCACAGACACACGCCCCCCATCCCCAACGGCTATCCCCCCCACAGTACCCCGGCAAATGGAATGGTCCACAATGGGGGGGTTCCAAATGGAAGCATTCCAAACGGCGGGTACCATGGTAACGGGAAGGTCGGCAACGGGATCCACAAACTTCCGCCGGGCGTGCTGCAAAGCGACGCCtga
- the LOC118431689 gene encoding inactive tyrosine-protein kinase transmembrane receptor ROR1-like isoform X2 gives MAGSFGAHTALLAAGMLAVWAAGTAQGSQGLGSSPAAPTDLLADPTGLPPAAATDHPTSRIGGQLYLQLVEPMHNVTIGMGDRAVLRCKVEGVPAPNFRWYKNDAPLTSERRRIQIRNYSWGSRLRIKKVDTHDTGYYRCVATNGQDRVSTQAILYVRYMAANPSGSLRLVQPMNNETVQVGNRASLNCKVEGLPTPVFRWYRNDAPLSAEKNLRIDIRNYEWGSRLRIRHVETQDTGYYRCVASTEHQSIATTGILYVKYMDDSHTPAMSDRDMGGYCQQYRGAACRKFIGNATIYMDTLRAQGIIENQLTAAFTVIGTSSDLTKRCADYAIPSLCHYAFKYCDAHFPYPQPRQLCRDECEILENDICRTEYILAKTHHLIGEWILPDCSELPLIGTPESSNCIRIGIPTMNHINRSHTCYEGKGSGYRGTVAVTKSGIPCQAWNKETPHVHFLRASQFPELAGGHNYCRNPGNEMDAPFCFTTDEGTRAEECDIPKCVRYLPGRLNRLNNVTVPEGGSATFVCTVRRVDGVPTPAFSWYKNDVPVFESLNPRVQMRHYRWESRLVLQHVITDDTGYYRCVANNGVEAVGTTGVLFVKYGYADSEMPEGGTDQIMSLIIILVPSISVPLIIALIFFIYCTCRRHGDAHGNGTHVMKGTASETIPLQNLFAKHVPRCPQFPIGAVRFLTELGEGAFGKVYKGELVVTGSGEDAKKILVAIKTLKENATLKTQHDFHREVDMLADLRHQNIVCLLGVVMRDQPMCMLFEYMRYGDLHEFLVMRSPHSDVGGSSDDAGSHSSLDHTDFLCIANQIAGGMDYLASKHFCHRDLAARNCLVGDNLLIKISDFGLSRDIYSSDYYRVQSKSLLPVRWMPPEAIMYGKFSTDSDVWSFGVVLWEIFSYGLQPYYGYSNQEVIEMIRSRQLLPCPDNCPARMYSLMLECWNEIPARRPSFNQIHTRLRAWEGMAHSGSHSSGSNHSNANVQGAPSSASQSPVHTPKHFPNPPFNPPSSQSAFNPPYHRHTPPIPNGYPPHSTPANGMVHNGGVPNGSIPNGGYHGNGKVGNGIHKLPPGVLQSDA, from the exons GTTCTCAGGGTTTGGGGTCGTCCCCAGCAGCACCGACAGACTTGTTAGCGGATCCAACAGG GTTGCCCCCAGCAGCAGCCACAGATCACCCCACCAGCAGGATAGGTGGACAAT TGTACCTGCAGCTAGTCGAGCCCATGCACAACGTGACGATAGGAATGGGCGACCGCGCCGTGCTGCGCTGTAAAGTCGAGGGGGTTCCGGCGCCGAACTTCCGCTGGTACAAAAACGACGCGCCGCTGACCTCTGAGCGACGGAGGATACAGATCCGGAACTACAGCTGGGGGTCAAGGTTACGGATTAAGAAGGTCGACACGCACGACACGGGTTACTACCGCTGTGTCGCCACCAACGGGCAGGACAGGGTCTCCACACAGGCCATACTCTACGTCAGATACATGGCAG CAAACCCCTCCGGATCGCTGCGGTTGGTACAGCCCATGAACAATGAGACGGTCCAAGTGGGGAACAGGGCCAGTCTCAATTGCAAAGTAGAGGGGCTGCCCACCCCCGTCTTTAGATGGTACCGAAACGATGCCCCTCTCTCCGCCGAAAAAAACTTGCGGATAGACATTAGAAATTATGAGTGGGGCTCGCGGCTGAGAATAAGGCATGTGGAAACGCAGGACACTGGGTATTACCGCTGTGTGGCCAGCACCGAGCACCAGTCCATAGCAACTACCGGTATTCTCTATGTAAAGTACATGGACG ATTCCCACACGCCTGCCATGTCAGACAGGGACAT ggGTGGTTACTGCCAGCAGTACCGCGGAGCTGCCTGTCGCAAGTTCATCGGGAACGCAACGATTTACATGGACACTCTCCGGGCGCAGG GCATCATCGAGAACCAGCTGACGGCAGCGTTCACGGTGATCGGCACCTCGAGCGACCTGACGAAGCGGTGCGCGGACTACGCCATCCCCTCGCTGTGCCACTACGCCTTCAAGTACTGCGACGCGCACTTCCCGTACCCGCAGCCGCGCCAGCTGTGCCGCGACGAGTGCGAGATCCTGGAGAACGACATCTGCAGGACGGAGTACATCTTGGCCAAGACGCACCACCTCATCGGCGAGTGGATCCTTCCCGACTGCTCCGAGCTGCCGCTCATCGGGACTCCCGAGTCTTCTAACTGCATCCGCATAGGGATTCCCACCATGAACCACATCAACCGCA GTCACACGTGTTACGAGGGGAAGGGCAGCGGTTACCGGGGAACGGTTGCCGTGACAAAGTCGGGGATTCCGTGCCAGGCGTGGAACAAGGAGACCCCCCACGTCCACTTCCTGCGGGCCTCGCAGTTCCCCGAGCTCGCCGGCGGCCACAACTACTGCCGTAACCCCGGCAACGAGATGGACGCGCCCTTCTGCTTCACCACGGACGAGGGGACGCGAGCCGAGGAGTGCGACATCCCCAAGTGTG TGCGTTACCTCCCCGGCCGGCTGAACCGGCTGAACAACGTGACGGTTCCGGAGGGCGGTTCGGCCACGTTTGTGTGCACGGTGCGCCGCGTGGACGGGGTCCCCACCCCCGCCTTTAGCTGGTACAAGAACGACGTTCCCGTGTTTGAGTCGCTAAACCCGCGGGTACAAATGAGACATTACAGGTGGGAATCGCGGCTGGTGCTCCAACACGTGATCACGGACGACACCGGATACTACCGGTGCGTGGCGAATAACGGCGTGGAGGCCGTCGGAACGACCGGGGTTCTGTTCGTGAAGTACGGTTACGCTGACAGCG AGATGCCGGAGGGCGGGACCGACCAGATCATGAGCCTGATCATCATCCTGGTACCCAGCATCTCCGTACCTCTCATCATCGCCCTCATCTTCTTCATCTACTGCACCTGCCGTCGCCATGGTGACGCCCATGGCAACGGAACACACGTGATGAAGGGCACGGCGAGCGAGACCATCCCGCTGCAGAACCTGTTCGCTAAGCACGTGCCGCGCTGCCCGCAGTTCCCGATCGGCGCGGTGCGCTTCCTCACCGAGCTGGGAGAGGGCGCTTTTGGCAAG GTGTACAAAGGTGAGCTGGTGGTCACGGGGTCAGGCGAGGACGCCAAGAAGATCCTGGTGGCCATCAAGACGCTGAAGGAGAACGCGACCTTGAAGACGCAGCACGATTTCCACCGCGAGGTCGACATGTTGGCTGACCTGCGTCACCAGAACATTGTGTGCCTGCTGGGGGTGGTGATGCGGGACCAGCCCATGTGCATGCTGTTCGAGTACATGCGCTACGGAGACTTACACGAGTTCCTGGTAATGCGATCCCCGCACTCCGACGTCGGGGGCAGCTCGGATGACGCGGGGTCGCACTCGTCGCTGGACCACACGGACTTCCTCTGCATCGCTAACCAGATCGCGGGCGGGATGGATTATCTCGCCTCCAAACACTTCTGCCACCGCGACCTGGCCGCACGAAACTGCCTCGTCGGCGACAACCTGCTCATCAAGATATCCGATTTCGGCCTCTCCCGTGATATCTACTCCTCGGATTACTACCGCGTGCAGTCCAAGTCGCTCCTGCCGGTTCGCTGGATGCCGCCGGAAGCCATCATGTACGGGAAGTTTTCCACGGACAGCGACGTTTGGTCGTTCGGCGTGGTTCTGTGGGAGATCTTCAGCTACGGACTCCAGCCGTACTACGGGTACAGCAACCAGGAGGTTATCGAGATGATCCGGTCGcgccagctgctgccgtgccccGACAACTGCCCGGCGCGGATGTACTCCCTGATGCTGGAGTGCTGGAACGAGATCCCGGCGCGCAGACCGAGCTTTAACCAGATCCACACCCGGTTACGGGCGTGGGAGGGCATGGCGCACTCCGGGAGCCACAGCAGCGGGAGCAACCACTCCAACGCCAACGTACAGGGGGCCCCCTCATCCGCCTCTCAATCCCCAGTACACACCCCCAAGCACTTCCCCAACCCCCCCTTCAACCCCCCCTCCTCCCAATCAGCCTTCAACCCCCCCTACCACAGACACACGCCCCCCATCCCCAACGGCTATCCCCCCCACAGTACCCCGGCAAATGGAATGGTCCACAATGGGGGGGTTCCAAATGGAAGCATTCCAAACGGCGGGTACCATGGTAACGGGAAGGTCGGCAACGGGATCCACAAACTTCCGCCGGGCGTGCTGCAAAGCGACGCCtga